From one Sparus aurata chromosome 16, fSpaAur1.1, whole genome shotgun sequence genomic stretch:
- the dhrs7 gene encoding dehydrogenase/reductase SDR family member 7 isoform X1, with translation MDCCIVSALWCFTPLYFLIHLLCFIFADADFTLLWGSLLGHKPENKLKGLVAWVTGASSGIGEELACQLAKCGSRLILSARREAELKRVKQRCLECSDLQDKDILVLPLDLLERTSHEEKTKAVIQYFGRIDILINNGGRSQRSLCVETSVDVYQALMELNFLGTVSITKQVLPYMTQQGTGSIVTVSSVVGLAGAPLATGYSASKHALQGFFNSLRTELTDFPNILISTVCPGPVQSQIVQNAFTEEVNKPVAIAGNQEYKMPTSRCVHLMLVGIANGVKEMWIAQQPFLLFYYVWQYAPTFAWFITNKLGRKRVQNFKAGLDADSAYFTKPKTS, from the exons ATGGACTGCTGTATCGTATCCGCACTGTGGTGTTTTACGCCactttattttcttattcaCTTGCTGTGTTTCATTTTCGCCGACGCAGACTTCACTCTGCTGTGGGGAAGTCTGTTAGGACACAAGCCGG AGAATAAGCTGAAGGGGCTGGTGGCTTGGGTCACTGGAGCCTCCAGTGGTATTGGAGAGGAGCTGGCCTGCCAGCTAGCCAAGTGTGGCTCCCGTCTCATCTTGTCTGCTAGACGTGAGgctgagctgaagagggtgaaaCAGCGGTGTTTAG AGTGCTCTGACCTCCAGGATAAAGACATTCTTGTTCTTCCACTGGATTTGTTGGAGAGGAcatcacatgaagaaaaaactaaagCTGTGATCCAATACTTTGGACGT ATTGATATCCTCATTAACAATGGCGGCCGAAGCCAGCGCTCTCTCTGTGTGGAGACAAGCGTTGACGTGTATCAGGCCTTGATGGAGCTCAACTTCCTGGGTACGGTCTCCATCACCAAGCAGGTGCTGCCTTACATGACGCAGCAAGGCACTGGGAGCATTGTGACTGTCAGCAGTGTTGTCGGCCTGGCTGGGGCGCCCCTGGCAACAGGATACTCTGCCAGCAAACATGCTCTCCAG GGTTTCTTTAATTCCCTTCGGACTGAGCTGACTGACTTTCCAAACATACTCATCAGCACAGTGTGTCCAGGGCCTGTGCAATCACAGATAGTCCAGAATGCCTTCACAGAGGAAGTAAACAAg CCTGTGGCCATAGCTGGTAACCAGGAATACAAGATGCCAACAAGTCGCTGCGTGCATTTAATGCTGGTGGGAATTGCCAACGGTGTCAAGGAAATGTGGATCGCGCAGCAGCCCTTCCTCCTGTTTTACTACGTCTGGCAGTACGCTCCCACATTTGCCTGGTTCATCACAAACAAGCTGGGCAGAAAAAGGGTGCAGAATTTCAAAGCTGGTCTG
- the dhrs7 gene encoding dehydrogenase/reductase SDR family member 7 isoform X2: MPCQIDILINNGGRSQRSLCVETSVDVYQALMELNFLGTVSITKQVLPYMTQQGTGSIVTVSSVVGLAGAPLATGYSASKHALQGFFNSLRTELTDFPNILISTVCPGPVQSQIVQNAFTEEVNKPVAIAGNQEYKMPTSRCVHLMLVGIANGVKEMWIAQQPFLLFYYVWQYAPTFAWFITNKLGRKRVQNFKAGLDADSAYFTKPKTS; encoded by the exons ATGCCTTGCCAGATTGATATCCTCATTAACAATGGCGGCCGAAGCCAGCGCTCTCTCTGTGTGGAGACAAGCGTTGACGTGTATCAGGCCTTGATGGAGCTCAACTTCCTGGGTACGGTCTCCATCACCAAGCAGGTGCTGCCTTACATGACGCAGCAAGGCACTGGGAGCATTGTGACTGTCAGCAGTGTTGTCGGCCTGGCTGGGGCGCCCCTGGCAACAGGATACTCTGCCAGCAAACATGCTCTCCAG GGTTTCTTTAATTCCCTTCGGACTGAGCTGACTGACTTTCCAAACATACTCATCAGCACAGTGTGTCCAGGGCCTGTGCAATCACAGATAGTCCAGAATGCCTTCACAGAGGAAGTAAACAAg CCTGTGGCCATAGCTGGTAACCAGGAATACAAGATGCCAACAAGTCGCTGCGTGCATTTAATGCTGGTGGGAATTGCCAACGGTGTCAAGGAAATGTGGATCGCGCAGCAGCCCTTCCTCCTGTTTTACTACGTCTGGCAGTACGCTCCCACATTTGCCTGGTTCATCACAAACAAGCTGGGCAGAAAAAGGGTGCAGAATTTCAAAGCTGGTCTG
- the ppm1aa gene encoding protein phosphatase 1A isoform X2 produces the protein MGAFLDKPKMEKYNSHGEGNCLRYGLSSMQGWRVEMEDAHTAVIGLPHGLDPWSFFAVYDGHAGSQVAKYCCEHLLEHITSNPDFQSALQDNPSVDSVKTGIRTGFLQIDEHMRTISEKKHGVDRSGSTAVGVMISPSHIYFINCGDSRGLLSRGGAVHFFTQDHKPSNPLEKERIQNAGGSVMIQRVNGSLAVSRALGDFDYKCVHGKGPTEQLVSPEPEVYAIERSEGEDEFIILACDGIWDVMANEELCDFVRSRLEVTDDLERVSNEIVDTCLYKGSRDNMSVVLICFPGAPKVSPEAVKREAELDKYLEGRVEEIIKKQGDEGVPDLVHVMRTLASEAIPNLPPGGELASKRTVIEAMYNKLNPYRSDDTDSASTDDMW, from the exons ATGGGTGCATTTCTGGACAAACcaaagatggaaaaatataACTCCCATGGTGAGGGTAACTGCCTGAGGTATGGGCTGAGTAGCATGCAGGGTTGGCGAGTAGAGATGGAAGacgcacacacagcagtaaTTGGTCTGCCTCATGGTCTCGACCCCTGGTCATTCTTTGCTGTTTATGATGGGCATGCTGGCTCTCAGGTGGCCAAGTACTGCTGTGAGCACCTGCTGGAGCACATCACCAGCAACCCAGACTTCCAGAGTGCCCTGCAGGACAACCCCTCTGTAGATAGCGTGAAGACTGGGATCCGCACAGGATTCTTGCAGATTGACGAACACATGCGGACCATCTCCGAGAAGAAGCATGGTGTGGACCGCAGCGGTTCCACTGCTGTGGGGGTGATGATTTCTCCGAGCCATATCTACTTTATCAACTGCGGCGACTCACGTGGACTCCTCAGCCGGGGCGGAGCGGTGCACTTCTTCACACAGGATCACAAACCCAGCAACCCTCTTGAGAAGGAAAGGATCCAGAATGCAGGTGGCTCAGTCATGATCCAGCGGGTTAATGGGTCCCTAGCTGTGTCTCGTGCTTTGGGAGACTTCGACTACAAGTGTGTGCACGGAAAAGGCCCAACAGAGCAACTTGTGTCTCCTGAGCCTGAAGTTTATGCAATAGAGAGATCAGAGGGGGAAGATGAGTTCATTATATTAGCATGTGACGGCATATGGGATGTCATGGCCAATGAGGAACTGTGTGACTTTGTCAGGTCAAGGCTAGAGGTGACGGATGATCTTGAAAGAGTCAGCAATGAAATTGTCGACACTTGCTTGTATAAG ggaaGCCGGGACAATATGAGTGTTGTGTTAATCTGCTTTCCCGGGGCCCCAAAGGTATCTCCAGAAGCAGTGAAAAGGGAGGCTGAACTGGATAAATATCTGGAGGGAAGAGTAGAAG AGATCATCAAAAAGCAGGGGGATGAAGGTGTCCCAGATTTGGTCCATGTTATGCGGACGTTAGCATCTGAGGCCATCCCTAACCTCCCACCGGGAGGAGAGCTGGCAAGCAA ACGAACCGTTATTGAAGCGATGTACAACAAACTCAACCCCTACCGAAGTGATGACACA
- the ppm1aa gene encoding protein phosphatase 1A isoform X1, whose protein sequence is MGAFLDKPKMEKYNSHGEGNCLRYGLSSMQGWRVEMEDAHTAVIGLPHGLDPWSFFAVYDGHAGSQVAKYCCEHLLEHITSNPDFQSALQDNPSVDSVKTGIRTGFLQIDEHMRTISEKKHGVDRSGSTAVGVMISPSHIYFINCGDSRGLLSRGGAVHFFTQDHKPSNPLEKERIQNAGGSVMIQRVNGSLAVSRALGDFDYKCVHGKGPTEQLVSPEPEVYAIERSEGEDEFIILACDGIWDVMANEELCDFVRSRLEVTDDLERVSNEIVDTCLYKGSRDNMSVVLICFPGAPKVSPEAVKREAELDKYLEGRVEEIIKKQGDEGVPDLVHVMRTLASEAIPNLPPGGELASKRTVIEAMYNKLNPYRSDDTDPDILFFRGFS, encoded by the exons ATGGGTGCATTTCTGGACAAACcaaagatggaaaaatataACTCCCATGGTGAGGGTAACTGCCTGAGGTATGGGCTGAGTAGCATGCAGGGTTGGCGAGTAGAGATGGAAGacgcacacacagcagtaaTTGGTCTGCCTCATGGTCTCGACCCCTGGTCATTCTTTGCTGTTTATGATGGGCATGCTGGCTCTCAGGTGGCCAAGTACTGCTGTGAGCACCTGCTGGAGCACATCACCAGCAACCCAGACTTCCAGAGTGCCCTGCAGGACAACCCCTCTGTAGATAGCGTGAAGACTGGGATCCGCACAGGATTCTTGCAGATTGACGAACACATGCGGACCATCTCCGAGAAGAAGCATGGTGTGGACCGCAGCGGTTCCACTGCTGTGGGGGTGATGATTTCTCCGAGCCATATCTACTTTATCAACTGCGGCGACTCACGTGGACTCCTCAGCCGGGGCGGAGCGGTGCACTTCTTCACACAGGATCACAAACCCAGCAACCCTCTTGAGAAGGAAAGGATCCAGAATGCAGGTGGCTCAGTCATGATCCAGCGGGTTAATGGGTCCCTAGCTGTGTCTCGTGCTTTGGGAGACTTCGACTACAAGTGTGTGCACGGAAAAGGCCCAACAGAGCAACTTGTGTCTCCTGAGCCTGAAGTTTATGCAATAGAGAGATCAGAGGGGGAAGATGAGTTCATTATATTAGCATGTGACGGCATATGGGATGTCATGGCCAATGAGGAACTGTGTGACTTTGTCAGGTCAAGGCTAGAGGTGACGGATGATCTTGAAAGAGTCAGCAATGAAATTGTCGACACTTGCTTGTATAAG ggaaGCCGGGACAATATGAGTGTTGTGTTAATCTGCTTTCCCGGGGCCCCAAAGGTATCTCCAGAAGCAGTGAAAAGGGAGGCTGAACTGGATAAATATCTGGAGGGAAGAGTAGAAG AGATCATCAAAAAGCAGGGGGATGAAGGTGTCCCAGATTTGGTCCATGTTATGCGGACGTTAGCATCTGAGGCCATCCCTAACCTCCCACCGGGAGGAGAGCTGGCAAGCAA ACGAACCGTTATTGAAGCGATGTACAACAAACTCAACCCCTACCGAAGTGATGACACA